Within the Streptomyces sp. NBC_00353 genome, the region GGTGGTGTCGGGCACCGGGAGGTCGCCGGAGAGCCGCCGCTTGACGAAGTTGTAGCGGGCGTCGAGCTGCACGAAGTCACCGTCGAGCACGGCGTTCAGGATGCCCTGGTCGTGCTTGTCGAGTTCGTACGTGCCCTTGCGGCCGACGTCGTCGATCTTCGCGCAGAACTCGTCGCTGAGGTACTCGCGCTGGATGACCAGCAGCCCGCTGTTGAGCTTGTGCTGCCCGTAGAAGAACTGCGGAACCGCGGCAAGACCGTCGCGCAGCGTCAGCAGGTCGCCCAGATCGTCGAGGACCACCATGTCGGTGTCCAGGGTGATCACGGTGTCGTAGTCGCGTACCCGGAAGACATCGAGGATGAAGTACGCCTTGCGCACCAGGTAGTTGTCCTGGTCGCCCTTGGCATACGTGTCGTAGTGCGCGGCGTCGACCTGCCGGAAGTCGATGCGCGGGTGCAGCGCCCGGATCTGTGCGACGGAGGCGGGGCGCAGCCCGTCGTGCAGGACGATGAAGTCCTCGCAGACCGCCGGGTTGGACAGGGCGAGGCTGCGCAGCAGGGCGAGGAAGCCGGGCAGATAGTTCTCGTCCACGAAGCTCGCGAAGGCGACACGGCGCTTGCCGGTGAGTGCGTTCGCGGGGGCGGGGGCCTGTGGTACGGGCGCGTCGGTCGTAGTGGGCGTCGTCGTCATCGCAGTCGGATCCTCATATCGGTGACGCTCTGGGCGCGTTCCATGACCCACGCCTTTTCGCTGGTGTACTCGTGCACGGAGGTGATGGGCATCTTCATCGCGGCGGGCAGCCGGTAGGCGCCGCTCTCGTAGAAGTCGAAGCCGATCAGGTCGAGCTGCGGGCTGACGTCCAGGTAGTCCAGCAGCCAGAGCATGTTGAAGCCGCTGGTGGGGATGGCCGGCCAGACGTCCGCGCCGACCTTGCCGATGTCGCGCAGCGGCCAGCGCAGCGATTCGTCGCCGAGGTACTGCTGGGCGCCCGGCACCAGCCGGTTGCGCAGCGAGTACTTCCAGTCGCCGGAGATGCCACCGAAGACCAGCCGGGTGTGGACCTTCTGGTCCCAGTTGAAGCCGTGCTTGTGGATGGTGGCGTGGATGTCGGTGCGCTTGCCGGTCGCCGACGGGTCGATCTTGTACGAGTTGAAGCGGACGACCAGGTCGTACGCATCGATCTCGGCACCCATCGAGCCGGTTCCGACGCGCTGCGAGTTGGCGATCAGGCAGATCGACTTGCCCGCGATGCGGTTACGGAACTCACCGAGCGTGGTCCATTCGACGCCGCCGAAGGTGGGGTCGACGATCGGACCGCGCATCCGGGTCCGGCGCTGTTCGGCGTAGAGCGCGATGAGGTCCGTGAGGAGGGCGAGATCGTCGGTGCCCGCGTTGCCGCGGGGGCTGCCGCCGCTGCCCGCCGCGCCGCTGACCTCCAGCGCGAGGCCGAGGTACTGGGCCAGGGCCTCCTGGATCTCCGGTACCGGCGCACCGACCCGGTCCTGGGTCAGAAGTGCGCCGATCAGCCGGGGTCGTGCCGCGTTCCAGTCCCCCCGCCCGTGCAGCGCCAGGCCCTCGGCCCAGGACTCGGTGACGGACCGGCCGGCGAAGGCCGCGGCCTCGGGGCAGTCGCGCTCCAGCTTCCGCAGCAGTTCGCTCTGGCGCTCCGCGCCCACCCGCAGCCCGGCCGTCTTCGCCGCGACCCCGAAGCCGTCCTCGTCGGTGAGGTCGAGGTAGTGCCCGTACGCCTCGACTGCGGCGGTCTCCGCGCCCATCGCCTCCAGCGTCCGGGCCCGCAGCCGCCAGCCCGCCCGGGAGCGCTTGCGCTGGGTGAGCACGGTGTCCGTGATGAGGATCGCGAGCTTCAGCTCGTCCTCGTAACCGCAGTCCAGCGCCTTGTTGCCGACCGCGAGCAGCGGGTCGAGCAGCTCGTCGCCGAGCACCAGAGCGGAACCCGAACCGCCCTTGGCGGTGCGCCGCAGCAGCGGGATCGGGGAGGCCCCGGAGGACGTCTGCTCCATCGTGGCGTGGGTGGCCAGCAGATTCCGCAGGGCCTCCGCGAGCGCCGTACGCCGCCGGTCGAGCCCGGCGACCAGCTTCCCGCTGTGCGCGGCGCAGGCGCGCAGGCAGGTCTCCAGTTCCGTCGGCCGGACCGTGGCGAGGTGGGACGTACCGCCTTCGGGCGGGAGCGAGTCCTCCGCGTCACGCTGCCGTGGCCAACGGGTGCGGGCTTTCGTCATGGCGCTCCAAGCGTCTGGTGCCCGTGGGGGGAAGGGGGCATATGGAGGGGTACAGATGTTCGGCAACCGTTTGAGGTTCCGTAGCACGCTAAGAAACCTGAACGGCCGCAAGATGAACTCGCCCTGTCAGCACGGGAAACTGATCCCCTCTCGTCCGTTTCGGGGCCTCGGAGCGCCCTAACCTGACCCTTCGCCACTGTGGGAAGGGAAGGCCGTGACCATCACTCCGGAGAATCCGGGCAGGACCCTCGAGCGGGTTCTCGCCGCCCCGGCGCCGGTGCCGGCGCCACCACGCCCGTCGTCGTCGCCCCTGGACCGCCGCCCGGCGCGCGCCAGGCCCCGGCTGCGCGCTCTGGACGGGCTACGGCTGGTCGCCGCGCTGATGGTCGCCGCGTACCACTACGGTGGCCGGGGCGGCGACATCACCAAGGCATGGGGAACCTCCGCCGCTTCCCTGTTCCCCACCGCCCACACCTGGTTCGCCTACGGCTGCCTCGGGGTGCAGATCTTCTTCGTCATCAGCGGCTTCGTGATCTGCATGAGCGGCTGGGGCCGCTCACTGGCCTCGTTCTTCGCCTCCCGGGCGGCCAGGCTGCTGCCCGCGTACTGGGCGGCGGTCCTGCTGGTGACACTGGTCTTCGCGCTGCCCGCGGTGGCGTACAAGGCGGTCTCCCCCAGCGATGCGCTGGTGAACCTGACACTGCTGCAGCAGCCACTGGGCGTGGACCGGGTACTCGGTGTGTGCTGGACGCTGTGGGCGGAGATCCGCTTCTACGCCCTGTTCGCCGTGTGCGTGGTGCTGCCGGGGGCCAGCAGGCGACGGATCGTGCTGTTCTGCGCCGCGTGGACGCTGGCCGCGGCGCTCGGCAAGGCATCCGGCGGGCCGCTGGCCGAGGTGGTCCTGATGCCCGAGTACGCCCCCTTCTTCATCGGCGGCATCGGGCTCTACCTGGTCCACCGAAACCGGCGGGACGTCACGGCCTGGGGCATCGTCGGCGTCAGCTGGCTGCTCGGCCAGCACTACGCGGTGGCCTCGCTGTGGCACCCGGCGGGCCCGCACGACTTCTCGTACCGCTCGTCGCTGGTCATCATCGCGATCGTGACCGCCGGATTCGCCGCGGTCGCCGCTATCGCACTCGGCGCCCTCGCCCGCTTCGACCGCCCTTGGCTGACAGTCGCGGGAGCGCTGACGTACCCCTTCTATCTCGTCCATGAACATCTGGGGTGGGTGGCGGTGAGCGCGTTGCACCGGCGGCTCGGCATACCGGCGGGAGTGACGGCGGTGCTCACGGTGGCGCTGATGCTGGCGCTGGCGTGGCTGCTGCACCGGTACGTGGAGCGGTGGTGCACCCCGCTGCTGCGCAGATCCCTGACGGGCGGGTCGGGCCGCCCCGCCTGACCACCGCTCAGCGCACCCCGTACCGTGCCTCGATCCCTGCGACGATCAGCCGCAGGCCGTCCTCGAACCGTTCCTCGTAGTGGGCGAAGATCTCGGCGCCCGCCGCGGCGGCGAGCGGGTACTGCGCCATCCGCTCGGCGCGCTCGCCGATGTCGAAACCGTCCCGCCGCTCGTCCGGCATCGGGCGGACGCCCTGCTCCTCACTGACGAAGCCCATCGTGTACGCGTACGCGGTGGTGCCCGCCCGGACGGCCTGCCAGAGTTCGAAGCCGGCGTCGACCATGGTCCGCAGATGGGCCTCCAGGCCGTCGGCGTGATCGGTGCCCGTGAACCTCGCACCGCCGTACACCTTCGCCCCGTCCCGATAGCGCAGCAGCGCGGCGCGCAGCCCGCTGTGGTACGCGACCAGCTGGTCCTGCCAGCGGTCGGGGGCCGGGCCCGGCAGATCCTCGTCGAGCATCCGGCGGTACATCACCGTGGCCATCTCGTCGAGCAGCGCCTGCTTGTCCTTGAAGTGCCAGTAGAGCGCGGGCGCCTTGACGTCCAGCTCCTTGGCGATGGCACGCAGGGTGAGCCCGTCGAGGCCCACTTCGTTCAGCAGCCGCAGCGCGGTGTCGGCCACCCGTGCCCGGTCGATCTTCGTCGTACCCACCTTGACAATTTAACAGCGTTAAGCACACACTCCCAACCATGGAACTTAACGGCGTTAAGGAAACTGAGGTGCTGATCGTCGGAGCCGGCCCCTGCGGCCTCGCGCTCGCCTGCGATCTGGCCCGCCGCGGCGTGCGCGCCCTCCTCATCGAGCAAGCGCCCACGCTCTTCCCCGGCTCGCGCGGCAAGGGCATCCAGCCGCGCACGAGAGAGGTCCTCGACGATCTCGGAGTCGGCGACGCCGTGCGTACGCACGGCGGCCCGGCACCGGTCGGGATGGTCTGGCAGGACGGGCGGCGCCAGGGCGAGCGCGACATGTTCCGCCGGGCGGCGCCGACGGAGGCCGAGCCGTACGGGGAGCCGTGGATGATGCCGCAGTGGCGCACGCAGGAGATCCTGCTGGCACGCCTGCGCGAGCTGGGCGGCGACGTCGCCTTCTCGACCGCGCTGACCGGACTCGCCCAGGACGCGGAAGGCGTCACGGCGCACCTGTCCACCGGTCCGGTGCGTGCCTCCTACCTGGTCGCGGCGGACGGCGGACGGAGCACGGTCCGGCGCGCACTCGAAATCCCGATGACCGGTGAGACCGTGGACCCGGCGCCGATGCTGGTCGCCGATGTGCGGGTCACCGATGACGCTCTCGACCGGCTCAACTGGCATATTCTGATGGGCGACGCGGGTTTCGTCACCCTCTGCCCGCTGCCCGGCACGGCGGACTTCCAGCTGGCGGCGCAGTTCAAGGAGGGCGAGCCGGACACCTCCGCGGAGGGCGTACGCGCTCTGGTCGCCGCCCGCACCCACCTCGACGCGGACGCCATCACCGAGGTGCGGTGGTCCTCCGACTTCCGGCCGCGTGCCGCGCTGGCCGACAGGTTCCGCGAGGGCCGCGTCTTCCTGGCGGGCGACGCCGCCCATGTCCACTCCCCGGCGGGCGGGCAGGGACTCAACACCAGCGTCCAGGACGCGTACAACCTGGGCTGGAAGCTCGGCCAGGTGCTGCGGCACGGCGCACCGGTCGCACTGCTCGACAGTTACGAGGCGGAGCGACGGCCGGTCGCAGCCGACATGCTGGGGCTCTCCACCCGCATCCACCGCGGTGAACAGGAGCGCGGCGCGGCAGCCCAGCAGCTGGGGCTCGGCTACCGCGAGGGCCCGCTGTCGGCCGGCCGTGCGGGCGCGCTGGTGGCGGGCGACCGGGCCCCGGACGGACCGGCCGGCGACGGCCGACGGCTCTTCGACGTGTTCCGGGGACCGCACTTCACGCTGCTGGTCGTCGGCACCGACGCGGAACCCCCCGCGTTCGACGGCCCGGCGAGCGCTGCGGTCCACGTCCACCGCACCGACGCCTACGCGGCATACGGGAAGGGCCTGTTCCTGATCCGTCCCGACGGCTACATCGGCTGGGCGGGCGAGGACGCCTCGGAGCTCGGCGCATATCTGGCACCGCTCGGCCTCGACCTCCAGCGCGGTTGATTTCCTGCGCTCGCGGTCACGGACGGGCGAGTGCGGAGATCCGCCGGGACATCCCCGCCGAGGAGTACGTACGCGCGCTCACGGTCCTGCAGCACATGATCCGCGGCATCGGAAGCAACGCGTGGCACCGGTGAGCCGGGCCACCCACCTCACACGCTGCTGAGCGAGAGCTTCGCCGCGAAACCGAGGAACAGCACACCGGCAGCCGAAGTCGCGCCCGCCGACAGCCGCTTGCGGCGGCGGAACGCGGCGGACAGCCGGGTGCCGCCGAATATCAGCGTCGACAGGTAGAGGAAGCTGGCGATCTGCAGCAGCGTGCCCAGCAGCAGGAAGGACAGCGCCGGATAGGCGTACCCGGGGTCGACGAACTGCACGAAGAAGGAGATCAGGAACAGGATCGCCTTCGGGTTGAAGAGGCTCACCACCAACGCCCGCCGGTACGGCCGCTCCGCCGCCCCGGCCGCCGTCCTCGCCCCGCCCGGTCCGGCCGCGTCGTCGGTCAGCTCGGCGATCTGCCGGTGCCGCTCGCGCCACATGGACGCCGCGGCCCGCAGCATGCCGATCGCCAGCCAGGTCAGATAGCCCGCGCCCGCGTACTTGACGATGGCGAAGAGCACCGGCGTGGTCTGCAGCAGGGAGGCGGCGCCGAGCGCGGACAGCGTCATCAGCACCGTGTCACCGGTCCACACACCGGCCGCCGCCACATACCCGGTCCGCACACCGCGGCGGGCTGCGACGGAGAGCACGTACAGCGAATTCGGCCCCGGCAGCAGAACGATCAGCACGAGGCCGACGAGGTAGGTCGGAAGATCAGTGACACCCAGCATGAAAAGGAGTGTCGCACGCGGGTACGACACTCCTCCCGGGTGGTATTCCCGCCCGGTGACCCTCGGGGTGGATCAGAACGCGTCCGTCGGCACGTACGTCCCCCACACCTCCCGCAGCGCGTTGCACACCTCGCCGACCGTCGCCCGCGCCGCCAGTGCGTCCTTCATCGGGTAGAGGACGTTGTCCGTCCCCTCTGCCGCCTTCTTCAGCCGGCCCAACGCCTCGTCGACCGCCCCCTGGTCGCGCTCGGCCCGCAGCTTCGCCAGCCGGGCCGCCTGCTGGGCCTCGATCGCCGGGTCGACGCGGAGCGGTTCGTACGGCTCCTCCTCGTCGAGCTGGAAGCGGTTGACGCCGACGACGACGCGCTCCCCGCTGTCCGTCTCCTGGGCGATCCGGTAGGCGCTGCGCTCGATCTCGCTCTTCTGGAAGCCGCGCTCGATCGCGTTGACCGCCCCACCCATGTCCTCGACCTTGAGCATGAGGTCCCTGGCCTCGGCCTCGACGGCATCCGTCATCGATTCGACGACGTACGAACCGGCGAACGGGTCGACGGTGGCCGTGATGTCCGTCTCGTACGCCAGGACCTGCTGGGTGCGCAGGGCCAGCCGCGCGGACTTGTCGGTCGGCAGCGCGATCGCTTCGTCGAACGAGTTGGTGTGCAGCGACTGCGTACCGCCGAGAACCGCGCCGAGCCCCTGGACGGCGACGCGCACCAGGTTGACCTCTGGCTGCTGGGCGGTCAGCTGGACGCCCGCGGTCTGGGTGTGGAAGCGCAGCATCAGCGACTTGGGGTTCTTCGCACCGAACTCCTCCCTCATCACCCGGGCCCAGATCCGGCGGGCGGCGCGGAACTTGGCGACTTCTTCGAGGATCGTCGTACGGGCGACGAAGAAGAAGGAGAGGCGGGGGGCGAAGTCGTCGACGTCCATGCCGGCCGCGACGGCGGTACGGACGTACTCGATGCCGTCCGCGAGGGTGAACGCGATTTCCTGCGCGGGCGAGGCACCGGCCTCCGCCATGTGGTAGCCGGAGATCGAGATGGTGTTCCACTTCGGGATCTCGGCCTTGCAGTACTTGAAGATGTCGGCGATCAGCCGCAGCGAGGGCTTGGGCGGGAAGATGTACGTGCCGCGGGCGATGTACTCCTTCAGGACATCGTTCTGGATGGTGCCGGTCAGCCGGTCGGCCGGAACGCCCTGCTCCTCACCGACCAGCTGGTACATGAGGAGGAGCAGCGCGGCGGGCGCGTTGATCGTCATCGAGGTGGAGACCTTGTCGAGCGGGATCCCGCCGAACAGGACCCGCATGTCCTCGACCGAGTCGATCGCCACCCCGACCTTGCCGACCTCTCCGGACGCGATCGGCGCGTCGGAGTCATGGCCCATCTGGGTGGGCAGGTCGAAGGCGACGGACAGGCCCATCGTGCCGTTGGCGATCAGCTGCTTGTAGCGGGCGTTCGATTCGGAGGCCGTGCCGAACCCGGCGTACTGACGCATCGTCCACGGTCGGCCCGTGTACATCGACGGATAGACACCACGGGTGAAGGGGTAGGCGCCCGGCTCGCCCAGTTTGTCGTCGGCGTTCCATCCGTCGAGTGCGTCCGGCCCGTACACCGGCTCGATGGGCAGTCCCGACTCCGACTCGCGCGTCATCTGCTGTGCCTCCCGCTGGAGCTACTTGCTGGTAACCAACGACCCTCGCGACGGACTGTAGCGGTGGGCGTGCGACCGGTGGAGAGGCACAGGCTGGGACCTTGCTCACAAGGTGCGTCCTACGGGCTTCCCCACCGCATTCACCATCATGCGCGGGCTTTGGCAACCGGGCAGAACGGGAATTCGTCCTAAGGGATACCGAAGGAAGCAGGTGGCCGAGGATGGCACAAAGAACCGGGCACAGTGCAGGAACGACAGGCCGGAGAGCAAGGCACCCGGGCGGTGCGGCGGTGGCCGCCGTCGCAGTCCTCGCGCTGACCGTCACCACCGCGGGCTGCCGGGCGCAGCCCGCCAACGGGTCCCCGGCAGCCACGTCGTCACCGCCGAAGAACTCCGCCCCGGCGACCGACGACGCCAAGCCCGCCACGACTGCCTCGAAACCGGCGGCCTCACCGACGACGTCCGCCACGCCGAAGCCCGCCCCGCAGGCGAAGACACTGATGGCGACCGGATCCCAGGGCAAGCAGGTACGGGACCTGCAGGCCCGGCTCCGTCAGATCGGCCACTTCGGCCGGACCCCCACCGGCTACTACGGCACCCTCACCGTCGCCGCCGTGCAGTCCTTCCAGGGCAAGCGCGGACTGTCCCGGACGGGCCGGACGGACACGCTCACCTGGCAGAAGCTGCTCGCCATGACCCGGACGCCGACGGCCGCCGAGCTGAACCCGCCGACCTCCCGCCCCGTCGCCAAGCCCGACAAGCGCTGCCTGACCGGCCGGGTGCTCTGCATCAGCAAGAACAGCCAGACCCTGGCCTGGATGATCGACGGCCAGGTCGTCTCGGCGATGGACGTACGGTTCGGCTCGCAGTACACGCCGACCCGCGACGGCACCTTCTCGATCTACTGGAAGTCCCGGCACCATGTGTCGACGATCTACCACACGGCCATGCCGTACGCGATGTTCTTCAGCGGCGGCCAAGCCGTGCACTACTCGGCGGACTTCGCGGCCCGAGGCTACAGCGGGGCCTCGCACGGGTGTGTGAACGTCCGGGACGAGGGGAAGATCGCCGCACTCTTCGACCAGGTCCGCACCG harbors:
- a CDS encoding acyltransferase family protein yields the protein MPAPPRPSSSPLDRRPARARPRLRALDGLRLVAALMVAAYHYGGRGGDITKAWGTSAASLFPTAHTWFAYGCLGVQIFFVISGFVICMSGWGRSLASFFASRAARLLPAYWAAVLLVTLVFALPAVAYKAVSPSDALVNLTLLQQPLGVDRVLGVCWTLWAEIRFYALFAVCVVLPGASRRRIVLFCAAWTLAAALGKASGGPLAEVVLMPEYAPFFIGGIGLYLVHRNRRDVTAWGIVGVSWLLGQHYAVASLWHPAGPHDFSYRSSLVIIAIVTAGFAAVAAIALGALARFDRPWLTVAGALTYPFYLVHEHLGWVAVSALHRRLGIPAGVTAVLTVALMLALAWLLHRYVERWCTPLLRRSLTGGSGRPA
- a CDS encoding TetR/AcrR family transcriptional regulator C-terminal domain-containing protein, whose translation is MGTTKIDRARVADTALRLLNEVGLDGLTLRAIAKELDVKAPALYWHFKDKQALLDEMATVMYRRMLDEDLPGPAPDRWQDQLVAYHSGLRAALLRYRDGAKVYGGARFTGTDHADGLEAHLRTMVDAGFELWQAVRAGTTAYAYTMGFVSEEQGVRPMPDERRDGFDIGERAERMAQYPLAAAAGAEIFAHYEERFEDGLRLIVAGIEARYGVR
- a CDS encoding FAD-dependent monooxygenase; amino-acid sequence: MELNGVKETEVLIVGAGPCGLALACDLARRGVRALLIEQAPTLFPGSRGKGIQPRTREVLDDLGVGDAVRTHGGPAPVGMVWQDGRRQGERDMFRRAAPTEAEPYGEPWMMPQWRTQEILLARLRELGGDVAFSTALTGLAQDAEGVTAHLSTGPVRASYLVAADGGRSTVRRALEIPMTGETVDPAPMLVADVRVTDDALDRLNWHILMGDAGFVTLCPLPGTADFQLAAQFKEGEPDTSAEGVRALVAARTHLDADAITEVRWSSDFRPRAALADRFREGRVFLAGDAAHVHSPAGGQGLNTSVQDAYNLGWKLGQVLRHGAPVALLDSYEAERRPVAADMLGLSTRIHRGEQERGAAAQQLGLGYREGPLSAGRAGALVAGDRAPDGPAGDGRRLFDVFRGPHFTLLVVGTDAEPPAFDGPASAAVHVHRTDAYAAYGKGLFLIRPDGYIGWAGEDASELGAYLAPLGLDLQRG
- the leuE gene encoding leucine efflux protein LeuE, with translation MLGVTDLPTYLVGLVLIVLLPGPNSLYVLSVAARRGVRTGYVAAAGVWTGDTVLMTLSALGAASLLQTTPVLFAIVKYAGAGYLTWLAIGMLRAAASMWRERHRQIAELTDDAAGPGGARTAAGAAERPYRRALVVSLFNPKAILFLISFFVQFVDPGYAYPALSFLLLGTLLQIASFLYLSTLIFGGTRLSAAFRRRKRLSAGATSAAGVLFLGFAAKLSLSSV
- a CDS encoding acyl-CoA mutase large subunit family protein, with translation MTRESESGLPIEPVYGPDALDGWNADDKLGEPGAYPFTRGVYPSMYTGRPWTMRQYAGFGTASESNARYKQLIANGTMGLSVAFDLPTQMGHDSDAPIASGEVGKVGVAIDSVEDMRVLFGGIPLDKVSTSMTINAPAALLLLMYQLVGEEQGVPADRLTGTIQNDVLKEYIARGTYIFPPKPSLRLIADIFKYCKAEIPKWNTISISGYHMAEAGASPAQEIAFTLADGIEYVRTAVAAGMDVDDFAPRLSFFFVARTTILEEVAKFRAARRIWARVMREEFGAKNPKSLMLRFHTQTAGVQLTAQQPEVNLVRVAVQGLGAVLGGTQSLHTNSFDEAIALPTDKSARLALRTQQVLAYETDITATVDPFAGSYVVESMTDAVEAEARDLMLKVEDMGGAVNAIERGFQKSEIERSAYRIAQETDSGERVVVGVNRFQLDEEEPYEPLRVDPAIEAQQAARLAKLRAERDQGAVDEALGRLKKAAEGTDNVLYPMKDALAARATVGEVCNALREVWGTYVPTDAF
- a CDS encoding L,D-transpeptidase family protein codes for the protein MAQRTGHSAGTTGRRARHPGGAAVAAVAVLALTVTTAGCRAQPANGSPAATSSPPKNSAPATDDAKPATTASKPAASPTTSATPKPAPQAKTLMATGSQGKQVRDLQARLRQIGHFGRTPTGYYGTLTVAAVQSFQGKRGLSRTGRTDTLTWQKLLAMTRTPTAAELNPPTSRPVAKPDKRCLTGRVLCISKNSQTLAWMIDGQVVSAMDVRFGSQYTPTRDGTFSIYWKSRHHVSTIYHTAMPYAMFFSGGQAVHYSADFAARGYSGASHGCVNVRDEGKIAALFDQVRTGDKVVIYW